CTAGGGAGGATATTGATATTATATCCCTCCGATCTTTTGTTTCTAAAGAGACTACGTGCATTAAAAAAATCATGTTTATGCGAGATAAAGCATTATATTTGAAAGTGTTGTGTTATatcatttatattttgttaCAAGAGCGGACAACTCATCATAGTAAAATAGCTCAAGATAGTTTGAGTTCAATTTAGAACTTCTAAGTTTTTAAGCTCGTTGGAGCGCAGCTCGTTTATAGACCATTATGCTgagaaagaaagtgatgaaacGATGTAAATAGAAAAGGTAAAGACACAAAACAGGAGTATTTAATTCATgagtaaaaaaattaatgaaattccTATGGACCTCTAACACTTAACCCAAGAGAGGCATAGTCACTCGATGTCAACCCCAGATATGTCCACTTAACCCAAGAGATGCAAACCCCCTCACCATATACCTAGTTTCCTGCTACTAgccaaagtgtttttttttttccacaaagaTATTGAGGGAAGGGGATTTGGCTAAGCCACAAAATAAGACTAGAAAAACTGATGCTAAGATTCATATATTCGTACCAAAACTAGAATTTCCTTCCGACAAAGAGGGCACTTCGGTGAAACGTGATTTTTCATCAGTACACTACATGGTTGGCAACAAAGCAGATGCCCACAAGGAAGGAATGCGTTCTGCCTTCTACTCGTAAGACAGACGGCACACAGCTGATGCCTTGGAACATCATCCTCTGCATCCACTTCTTGAACTTGAGTTTCAGCTTTGTTCTCAGAAGCACGGATTGATTGCTGTAGCTGCCTTTGTTGCTTCCACGCTTTCCATCTATTCCAAATcctgaaacaaatatttgtagaTTAACAAGGATTCAAGTTTTGGTTTTGGTAGTATCGATAGCTTGATCTTAGAGAAATAttgaaagatatatatatatatatatcgataTCGGTGGAAGAACAATAAACAATGGAAACGTGATATAAAACACATAAATTGTCTGAAACTTCTACAAAATTCCCAAATCAACCATCCGCATTTAACAAATAAACTTAGTAACAAAACTTGGAATATTAGATGCAATGTGGAAAGGGATTAGTTCTATTCCATTCCATTTTGTTTATACTTTAGGGTTTTTACGAAACCTTGTAAGACAAAAATTATGCAGAAAaagtaattaaaatattaaagcaTCATGTTAAGTATGCGAACATAGATAGAGCAGTTGTATAAAAACTTTATATGCCTTTGAATTTCAAACCAAACTCATGGAACATTGACTAGAAAATGCAATGAATCTTATTCTCGAAATTGATCCCATATCGGCTGAATTTTATCACAAGGTTATTTTGGTTCCGATGTTTAGTCAACCTGATTATTAGACTAAAACTtaatttgtttaaatattttgattgagGTTATTACCATCATTTAAGAGGTTTAACTCTTGCATTTATGCATTCAATGTCCcaaatttttttaagtttagacaaatttaaacaatatttttaaactatcataattacttaaaaatcaataatagaGTAATATTGTTTTTCACATAGTTCTAGCAAAAATATAATGTACCCAcataattattaatatattttaagaaataaccattgatacattttaaaacataaattaaataaatacacGTAATAAACATGGTTGTATtcagcaaaaaaaaatttatggggtataaattaaatttaaaaatatggttacatattaaaatttaaaattatgggtacaaattgAAACTAAAAATAATGTACAAGTTTTAAAAATGgtacaaatttaaaataaaaatatatgaaaaaaaatactaaaaggATATATTTGAAAATGATTAATAAGTTATACAGTTCTAAAATTAATAATGTTGactttactaaaaaaataataataatgttgacatgtaaaaaaatttaatattcaAATAATGATGTGGACAAAAGGCAAACCACCTTAATGAAAAAAGTTCAATTAATGAGATAGAGAAAAACGAGGTGTAGAATCTAATCTATTTTTTATCAGAACTTGCACCATGGAATTTCTCAAATGTCTAAATTGTGAATTATTCACCGAGATAATTATAACTCACATTGCCAATACTACCAAAATATCTCCGAAATTTCAGAGAAATCTAGGAAAGATAGTGCTTTGCCCCCTATCGAGTATatatcaacaattttttttagtacatcgatactAAAGGTAGGGTGAGTTCggctaagtcacacaatgggtagcctaatttggtatcgaattcgtctttcatgagattcgaacctaagacctctgacttccaagtgaagaggaatatcactagactgtagtactgagTGGTATATCGACAATTTTTTAATCATTGGTTGAATGTGAAGGAACAAGAGGAAATATTTGCACCTGACAGCAGAATAGCCAAGGAGGCCAATTGACATTGAACCAAGAACAATACCACTCCGGAACAATTTTTTTGTACGTAATGCAAGATCTACAACCATCTGTTCCTTAGACATCCCAGAGCTGCAAAGGATACATCGGTTATAATGCACACATCAAAGTACAGATTCAAAAGAATGTGCTGAGAACAAAATCCACTTACAGAAAATAGGGAAGATCATTGCAGGACTTGACTTCCAGCACTCCGTTTTTGAAACTGTAGAGACCAATAGCACTAATTTCCTTTCCCAAACGAAGAATCTCCTCTTCCTCGAGCACTCCACCCTTCAAAACCagaagcaaaacaaacaaacaaaaaatcacattacaAGAGTTAGtgaagttaaaaacactaactcAGATGATAAGACCATCTCCAGCCATGGTCGATAGGACCCGTCTATAGCAAGCAACTCCTTTAGCTCGAGCTATATTTTTTGTGGAACCCACATGGGCACTCTCTCTATATTAGTATGTAGCCCTATGCTAGAGACGAAAAAGATAGGGTTCGGGTTATACATTAAGAAAATGATATTTTGGACGCCTAAAACAGTGAGAAAGAAAAATTGCAAAACTCACTTGGCACTCGTCACGGCCATAAAGTGCCTCGAAGAATGAAATGGGAGAAGGAGGAGCGATAACAGGGTGCAAGCGTTGATAAACTGTAGTGAGAGGTAACAGCTGCCTTGATCTATGCACATTTACAACAACAAAATCGGAAATCGGTTTTTTTCCGCGACCACCGCCTTCAACAAGAATGAAAGGAACCTACACAAATATGATTCAAAATTACCCTTcatgttctttttctttttctttttcttttttgtatgtGGTCAAATGAATTATATAAGCAGCAAAATTCacagaaaataatgaaaataaataatttgagCACCATTTGTAAGGAGCTTGATCCTGGATCTGTCAAAGCTCTCCAAAGTGCTCTCCAATACGCTCGAAAATCCCACCATCCGAAAAGGCCCATCCATTCGTTAAATACACACttcacaaaaattcaatttccaATTCAGTTTCATCCAAAAAGACTACAGACAGACTACAGTGACAAGAAACAAAAACGTACCGTTTGAGTTCTCCAAACAATGACGGCTCTATCTATTGTTCCTCGAGAGACGAGTACATCAGACTTTTTAAAGATATTCCATTTGCTGTCGTCCAAGGCAGACTTGGCTTCAACGGTGCCACGGAAGACAGCGAGCTTTGCAGTGGACTGGTCGGATTGATCAAACGCGAGGCTTGACCGGAGATCAGAAATTTTTACGGAGGGAGCGATACGGACCTTGGGTAGGACCGAGGAGTAGGAGCTCAATTTGAGCAAGGTGCGCACGGCGGCATACCCTAGGGCAACGCCCAAAATGGGGCTGTCGAAGGAGAGGGTGAGTTTGGAGACTAGGAAGATTAAAACTTGCTGCGGCGATGGCATTGGCAGTGGTTTTCGTCAGGGTTTGCTTATACAAGATGAGCGATGGCCTTAACCGTAAACCTAAACGAGAAAGAACGTGACAGATTATTTGGTATAGGGTGATGCTTGTTAAGAGGCCAAAGAAATTATATAGAAGAAGGAAGTCTTTCAGTGAATAGATTTTTGAAATTACATAGAGACTTACAGAGAGTCTATTACTCTCGTACTTATCACCTTAATTAACAGCATATTCTCTAGCAAAAGTGATTCTATGAGATCATAACATCCTATAATCCTAACAATTCTAAAGAGACCTCATTGTGTAAACTACATTTGAACCATGTCTCTAATAAGGATAGACCCACCAAAGCAAGCCGGTCCCACCGCTACAAGAGAGATGTACGTTTAAAAATGTAATCTCCCTAGCTGGTAATTCCTTTGGTATATGGGTGAATTGTTGGGAATGTTAACTACCTTTcctatttttctttctcctaATTGTCTTCCCCGCTCCCCTACTAATCGATTTATTGACCCAGCCAGTGCGTTGAGTGCTTTTGGATAGGGATTGAGCAACGTTATTTTGCCAATACCATACGCTTTGAAGAGTTTAAGCTTCAACGATGCCTATATGGATTTGAATGGCTGCTACGAGCTAGAGAATGAGCATTATCCATTGCGAAATTGCCATCACCTTCTGATATTTAACCGATAGATCGAGTGCCATATCATGTGTAAACGTGCATAAGTGTACATTCATACATCTGATATGAATTAAGTTAACTGCCTATGCTTTGAAATATGTTTGTAGGAAGGCTCCTTGCATCGTTCAAAACTGGTCCCAAAACTAGCAGTCATCAGTGCTATTTTGTTACGCTTATAGCCCATGAGAGCAAAGAAAGTGATGCAACTAGAGAAGGTAAATACACAAAACAAGAGCATTTACTTCATGAGGGGGAAAATTACCGAAACTTAGGGAACTCTAACACTAAACCCTAAGAAATGCAAATTGATGCTAAGATTCATATATATTCGCACTGCAACGAGAATTTCTTGCTGGCAAATAGGGCACTTTGGTAAAATAGGAACTTTTCACTAATGCATTACGTAGAGCGT
This is a stretch of genomic DNA from Malus domestica chromosome 02, GDT2T_hap1. It encodes these proteins:
- the LOC114823748 gene encoding E3 ubiquitin-protein ligase SPL2-like, producing the protein MPSPQQVLIFLVSKLTLSFDSPILGVALGYAAVRTLLKLSSYSSVLPKVRIAPSVKISDLRSSLAFDQSDQSTAKLAVFRGTVEAKSALDDSKWNIFKKSDVLVSRGTIDRAVIVWRTQTCVFNEWMGLFGWWDFRAYWRALWRALTDPGSSSLQMVPFILVEGGGRGKKPISDFVVVNVHRSRQLLPLTTVYQRLHPVIAPPSPISFFEALYGRDECQGGVLEEEEILRLGKEISAIGLYSFKNGVLEVKSCNDLPYFLSGMSKEQMVVDLALRTKKLFRSGIVLGSMSIGLLGYSAVRIWNRWKAWKQQRQLQQSIRASENKAETQVQEVDAEDDVPRHQLCAVCLTSRRQNAFLPCGHLLCCQPCSVLMKNHVSPKCPLCRKEILVLVRIYES